A part of Meleagris gallopavo isolate NT-WF06-2002-E0010 breed Aviagen turkey brand Nicholas breeding stock chromosome 28, Turkey_5.1, whole genome shotgun sequence genomic DNA contains:
- the LOC104914465 gene encoding myogenin-like encodes MELFETNPYFFPEQRFYDGENFLGSRLQSYEAAAFPERPEVALCPESRGALEEKDSMLPEHCPGQCLPWACKICKRKTVSIDRRRAATLREKRRLKKVNEAFEALKRSTLLNPNQRLPKVEILRSAIQYIERLQSLLSSLNQQEREQRELRYRPAAPQPAAPSECVP; translated from the exons ATGGAGCTCTTTGAGACCAACCCTTACTTTTTCCCGGAGCAGAGGTTTTACGATGGGGAAAACTTCCTGGGCTCCCGCTTGCAGAGCTATGAGGCAGCCGCATTTCCTGAGCGGCCCGAAGTGGCTCTGTGCCCCGAAAGCAGAGGGGCTTTGGAGGAGAAGGACTCAATGCTACCCGAGCACTGCCCTGGGCAATGCTTACCGTGGGCTTGCAAAATCTGCAAGCGCAAAACCGTGTCCATCGACCGGCGTCGGGCGGCCACGCTGCGGGAGAAGCGGAGGCTGAAAAAGGTGAACGAAGCCTTCGAGGCGCTGAAGCGCAGCACTCTGCTCAACCCCAACCAGAGGCTGCCCAAGGTGGAGATCCTGCGCAGCGCCATCCAGTACATCGAGCGCCTGCAGAGCCTGCTCAGCAGCCTCAACCAGCAGGAGCGCGAGCAGAGGGAGCTGCGCTACCGCCCTGCTGCACCACAACCTGCT GC ACCAAGTGAGTGCGTGCCTTAG